CCGAGAATCAATTTTCTATCTTCGACTAATCTATGTACATCATAACCCATGCCAATTTTCATTAGTAACACTCCTTTTGTCTATTTTTCTTTTATTATACCTTTATGATATGCTTGAAGAAGCATCTTCAATCCTATAATCTCCTTCTTCAATTCTTTACCTATATCCGTATTCTTTACTCTTAACCTTTTATTGTTCTTCTCTAATATCTGATATGAAGATACAATATCTTTTTCATTATCAATTGCTTTTTTCTTAGATTCAAATTTCTCATGAGCAACCATAAGAAGACCATATGAATTATATATGAGTGTGTATCCTGCTATACCTGTTATATGTTGATAAGCTTCTGATAAACCTCCGTCTATAACTAATAATTTACCCTTAGCTTTTATTGGACTTTCACCTTTTTTTACTTCCACAGGAACATGACCATTAATGATATGAGAATTATCTTCACTTATACCAAATTCCTGTAATATCTCTCTACATTTATCCTCACTATCCCTATATCTATAATAACTATTCTTATCCTCTTTTTTGATAGCTTTGTCATTAAGGAAATATCTTTCAAAAGTAGCCATTTTGTTTTTACCAAACAATGGTGAATCAGGTCCAGTCCATAGATACCAGAAATAATCAATATTGTTAAGTTCATTGTTATTATTAAAATAATACTCTCTGATCAACATTTCTATCTTATCTATAAGTTCTTTGCCACCATAGCTTTCACCATCTATGGTAACTTTATTGAATACTCCTTTTTTATCCATAGGAATACAACCATGGAATAGTAGATTAGAGTTATATGTCAGGTACATACTGCCCTTTGAAAACAAGAATCTTGTATGCTTCTGCAATTTTTCATTATTTTTATAGGATAGTCTTAATTTTTCCATAACATCTTTTTCTTCGATAGTCAGTTCATATGGATTTTTGGGATTAATAGTAGGAAAATAGTTATCTGAGAGTTTATAAGTCTTTTCAGCTATTTTTATTATGCCTTTTTCATAATCTATCATATTAAGTAACAGCCTGTCATTCATTATAAAATTAGGATTTCTTTGTATTATCTTGCCCTCTAGTTTGAATTGTATTATAGATATTGCTTTATGGATTTTTTTAATAATATTGATTTCCTTACAGGTGTATGCACTTTTATCAGATACCACCAAATCAAAATTGTTGCAATTATCATCCTTATAGTATTCCATTGCAAAGGTAGCTAGTGGTAATAGATTAATACCGTACCCTTCTTCAATAGTATTCAAGTTACCATATCTAGCAGATATCCTTATTGTACTTGCAATACAAGCTAATGACCCTGCTGCCGCTCCCATCCATAGAATATCATGGTTACCCCATTGAATATCTATGGAATGATGCTGCATCAGTTTATCAAGTATAATATGTGCTCCAGGTCCTCTATCATATATATCACCAATTATATGAAGTCTATCAATAGCTAACCTTTGTATTACTCTGCAAATAGCTATCATGAAATTATCTGCCCGGTTGATTTCAATTATTGTATTGATAATTCCATCATAATACTCCTGTTTATTGACTTCTCTTTGTTGTTCATGGAGCAATTCCTCAATGATATACTCAAAATCTTTTGGAAGAGCTTTTCTTACCTTAGACCTAGTATATTTTGAAGATATTTCTCTACAAACTAGAACAAGCCTATGAAGTGTTATCTCATACCATTCCAACAAGTTCTCTTCTTCGTTTTTTACTTTTTCTAGTATCTGTTCTGGATAATATATCAACATTGCCAGTCGTCTTTTTTCATGCTCTCTAATGGTATTGTCGAATATATAATCGATTTTTCTTCTTATAACGCCTGATGCATTGTTAAGTACGTGTATAAAAGCTTCGTATTCTCCATGTATATCAGAAAGATAATGTTCTGTTCCTTTTGGTAAGTTAAGTATAGCCTCAAGATTAATAACTTCCGTACATGCTGAATTAATAGTGGGGTACTGTTTAGACAACTGTTTAATGTACTGTATGTTGTTGTTGATTTCTTGATCCCAATAGTTATTCATAATACACCCTTCTTTATAATTAATATATTTTTTATGTATATAATCCATTTTATATTTCTGTCCATTTAATTTACATATAGAACTTTCCAAATTACATAAAATCCATGCAGTCATCCGAATCAAATAGAAGTTGGAAAAGTCAAGTTACATACTGATTATACAATAAAATTATTATTCAATCTATAAATATAGTAAAAGTATTGAAAAAAGAACAAAAAATAGGAATCAATTTATTAAAATAAAAAAATAAAACATATCCTATACGTTAGTTAAGTATAAAATATGTTTTACCACTTTTATTAGCTGAAACTATTTAGTTTGTTTTATCTGCATCTCTAGTCAGTACTATGTTGACTCCTTCTACTATGTCTTTAATAGCTATATCCCCTACTTTCATAGGAGCCTCTAAAACAACTTTATTTATTGCTTTCATACAATCAAAAAGTGATTCTTTTGGTAATGGCTTATCAGACTTTACTGACACAAGAGGATTCTTGCCATTACGTACTCTCATAGTAGTTGTCAATATTCTAGTAGGATGAGTACATTCTGCTATAGCATATGCTTCTCCTCTTTTACAAGTGTTCCCTTCAACATTTATAACTTTACCTTCTTCCAATGTAACTGTCATATTACAACCGATTGGACAGGCAATACATACCAACTTTCTCTCTTCACTCATGCTAATACCTCCATTTCAATAATAAAGAATTACTGTTTTTCCAACATAACTACTAAATCTTCGCCTTCTGCCATGGCGTCTAATATTTTATTAGTTAATTTTATACTTTCCATTTCTCCAGGAGCTACCTTAGGTCTTTTCTTAGAATAGATAACTTTACCTTTTGATTTTAATACTATATTTACTTTCTTCTTAACATCTACTACTCTAAAATAGAGCTTATTCTCATCTTGAACCAATTCTTTATTAATTAAATGTGGAACTACATATCTAATACCCTCACCAGCAATTGTCTTGATTGCATCTTCTTGTTTTACTTTTTTATTATCGCTAATATATCTAGCGGCACATCTTCCTGCTAATCTACTTTCAGCTGTAACAAAATCCACTAAGTCATGAACATGAACTACATTGCCACAAGCAAATACACCTTCTACAGAAGTTTCCATGGATTCTGTAACTACAGGACCTGATGTGACTCTATCCATTTTTATACCTAATTCATGTGAAAGCTCATTTTCAGGAATTAGTCCAACTGATAACAATAGAGTATCACAGGATACGTACTCGTATGTTTCTTTTATCGGCTTTCTATTTTCATCAACCTTGGCTATGGTTATACCCTCTAAGCGTTCTTTTCCATGAATGTTAACAACTGTATGACTTAATTTTAGAGGAATGTCATAATCATCAAGACATTGTACAATATTTCTTGTCAAACCTCCTGAATAAGGAAGCAACTCACATACCATCTTGACTTTGGCACCCTCTAAAGTCATTCTTCTAGCCATAATAAGTCCAATATCTCCTGAACCTAATATTACTACTTCTTTTCCAGGAAGGTATCCTTCCATATTAACGAAACGTTGTGCAGCTCCTGCTGTATATATACCAGCTGGTCTTAAACCAGGTATATTAAGCGCTCCTCTTGTTCTTTCTCTACATCCCATAGCAAGTACAATAGCTTTGGCCTTTATATTAAGAAGTCCGTCTGTAGAATTTACTACTGTAACTACTTTATCTTCACTAATATTTAATACCATGGTTTTTAGCTTAAAATGAATTCCTAACTTTCCTACTTCTTTTGCAAATCTATCTGCATATTCTGGTCCAGTTAGCTCTTCTCCAAATATATGAAGACCAAACCCATTATGAATACATTGTTGTAAAATACCACCTAACTCATTATCTCTTTCAATAATTAGAATGTCTTTTATACCATTCTTATATGCCTCAATTGCAGCAGCCATACCTGCTGGTCCTCCACCAATTACAACTAAATCAACTGTGTTCATATGTTATTCACCTCATTTTAGTATTATTATTCATTATTTACTTATTATATCTATAAAATCTATTTTGTCTTACCTACAAGCACTTTAGATTTTCCACCCATTTTCGTTACTTGCTCTTTAGGTATATTAAGTTCTCTTGCAATAATATCTACAACTCTTGGAGTACAGAAACCGCCTTGACATCTCCCCATACCTGCTCTTGTTCTTCTTTTTACAGCATCTAAGTTCGAAGCTCCAATAGAACGGTGAATACAATCAACTATTTCACCTTCGGTGATAGTCTCACAACGGCATATTATATTACCATATAGAGGATTTTTCTTAATTAATTCATCTCTTTCACTTTCATCCATTTCACGGAATCTATAAACAGGTTTTCTAGTACTAATGTAATCATCTTTTTCCTTTAACTCAATATCCATGGACTTAAGAATTTCCATAACATATTCACTTATGGCTGGAGCAGCTGACAGTCCTGGTGACTCTATACCAGCCACATTAATGAGTCCATCCACCTTCTGTGATTTTTCAATAACAAAGTCTCCTACAGATGATGATGCTCTAAGACCAGCAAAAGATGTTATCACATCCCTAGTATTAACTGATGGAATAGACTTAACTGCTCCTTTAATAACTGTATCTAAACCAATACTAGTTGTAGAAATGTCATCTTTGTCTAATATATTTTCAGCTGTTGGTCCAAGTAGTAAGTTTCCGTCAACAGTAGGTGTAACCAATATTCCTTTACCCATTACAGTTGGTGGCTGGAAAATCACTTTGTTCACTACATTTCCTTGTCTCTTATCAAGTAATAGATATTCCCCTTTTCTAGGATTAATCTTAAAACTATCATCCCCTGCCATAGCTGAAATATCATCACTGAAAAGACCTGCTGCATTTATTACATACTTGCTTACTATTTTACCTCTTGTAGTATCAAGCTCAAAATTATCATCTACTTTATTAATATCTTTTATGGCACAGTCTAAAATCAATTCAACTCCATTGTCAACAGCATTTTCTGCTGCTGCAAGGGTCAATTCATAAGGACATACGATACCAGCAGTAGGAGCATGCAATGCACCAATTACCTCATCTGACATATTAGGTTCCATTTCCCTAACTTCTTCTTTAGTTAATATCTTCATATCAGGCACATTGTTTTTTATACCATAATCATATAAGGTTTTAATCTGTTCCATATCATCTTCATCAAAAGCTATTACAAAAGAACCGATTCTTTTAAAAGGCACATATAATTCTTTTGCAATGTCACCCATCATTTCATTACCTCTTACATTGAGCTTAGCTTTTAAACTACCAGGTTTTGCGTCATAACCTGCATGAACAATTGCACTATTCGCTTTACTAGTACCCATAGCAACGTCTGATTCCTTTTCCAGTAGACATACCTTCAAATTATACTTGGATAATTGTCGTGCTATTAGTGAACCAGTAACTCCTGCACCTATAATACTAATATCATAAATCATATCAAGACCTCCATTATATTATTAATGTAATTAAATAATAAGAAACACACAAAAAAAGCCACGCATAAATAGAGCTAACTCTATTTAAATGTGACTCCTATTCTCCTACATTTAAACTTAACTAATTGTATGGAACTTATTTAATTAATTTAATATCTAGCTTCATTATACTACAAATGCTGATAAAATGAAAGAGCTAAATAAAAAATACTACTACAAATCCCACAAATCAGTTTTTCCTACAGATACACCTAATGCTCCTACTTTCAGAACCGATATTATATCGTCTTTTGTATCTATTAA
The window above is part of the Vallitalea guaymasensis genome. Proteins encoded here:
- a CDS encoding fructose-1,6-bisphosphatase: MNNYWDQEINNNIQYIKQLSKQYPTINSACTEVINLEAILNLPKGTEHYLSDIHGEYEAFIHVLNNASGVIRRKIDYIFDNTIREHEKRRLAMLIYYPEQILEKVKNEEENLLEWYEITLHRLVLVCREISSKYTRSKVRKALPKDFEYIIEELLHEQQREVNKQEYYDGIINTIIEINRADNFMIAICRVIQRLAIDRLHIIGDIYDRGPGAHIILDKLMQHHSIDIQWGNHDILWMGAAAGSLACIASTIRISARYGNLNTIEEGYGINLLPLATFAMEYYKDDNCNNFDLVVSDKSAYTCKEINIIKKIHKAISIIQFKLEGKIIQRNPNFIMNDRLLLNMIDYEKGIIKIAEKTYKLSDNYFPTINPKNPYELTIEEKDVMEKLRLSYKNNEKLQKHTRFLFSKGSMYLTYNSNLLFHGCIPMDKKGVFNKVTIDGESYGGKELIDKIEMLIREYYFNNNNELNNIDYFWYLWTGPDSPLFGKNKMATFERYFLNDKAIKKEDKNSYYRYRDSEDKCREILQEFGISEDNSHIINGHVPVEVKKGESPIKAKGKLLVIDGGLSEAYQHITGIAGYTLIYNSYGLLMVAHEKFESKKKAIDNEKDIVSSYQILEKNNKRLRVKNTDIGKELKKEIIGLKMLLQAYHKGIIKEK
- a CDS encoding NAD(P)/FAD-dependent oxidoreductase gives rise to the protein MNTVDLVVIGGGPAGMAAAIEAYKNGIKDILIIERDNELGGILQQCIHNGFGLHIFGEELTGPEYADRFAKEVGKLGIHFKLKTMVLNISEDKVVTVVNSTDGLLNIKAKAIVLAMGCRERTRGALNIPGLRPAGIYTAGAAQRFVNMEGYLPGKEVVILGSGDIGLIMARRMTLEGAKVKMVCELLPYSGGLTRNIVQCLDDYDIPLKLSHTVVNIHGKERLEGITIAKVDENRKPIKETYEYVSCDTLLLSVGLIPENELSHELGIKMDRVTSGPVVTESMETSVEGVFACGNVVHVHDLVDFVTAESRLAGRCAARYISDNKKVKQEDAIKTIAGEGIRYVVPHLINKELVQDENKLYFRVVDVKKKVNIVLKSKGKVIYSKKRPKVAPGEMESIKLTNKILDAMAEGEDLVVMLEKQ
- a CDS encoding NAD(P)/FAD-dependent oxidoreductase; this encodes MIYDISIIGAGVTGSLIARQLSKYNLKVCLLEKESDVAMGTSKANSAIVHAGYDAKPGSLKAKLNVRGNEMMGDIAKELYVPFKRIGSFVIAFDEDDMEQIKTLYDYGIKNNVPDMKILTKEEVREMEPNMSDEVIGALHAPTAGIVCPYELTLAAAENAVDNGVELILDCAIKDINKVDDNFELDTTRGKIVSKYVINAAGLFSDDISAMAGDDSFKINPRKGEYLLLDKRQGNVVNKVIFQPPTVMGKGILVTPTVDGNLLLGPTAENILDKDDISTTSIGLDTVIKGAVKSIPSVNTRDVITSFAGLRASSSVGDFVIEKSQKVDGLINVAGIESPGLSAAPAISEYVMEILKSMDIELKEKDDYISTRKPVYRFREMDESERDELIKKNPLYGNIICRCETITEGEIVDCIHRSIGASNLDAVKRRTRAGMGRCQGGFCTPRVVDIIARELNIPKEQVTKMGGKSKVLVGKTK
- a CDS encoding DUF1667 domain-containing protein yields the protein MSEERKLVCIACPIGCNMTVTLEEGKVINVEGNTCKRGEAYAIAECTHPTRILTTTMRVRNGKNPLVSVKSDKPLPKESLFDCMKAINKVVLEAPMKVGDIAIKDIVEGVNIVLTRDADKTN